A genomic stretch from Frigoribacterium sp. PvP032 includes:
- a CDS encoding GntR family transcriptional regulator: protein MPIPQLTDQPPAPRRLLRDVVYDKMFAAIIDGTLEFGERLNDEQLVAWLGVSRTPVREAIAKLADQALVDIEANRYTRIVDPTYDEFVDTIDVGYGVWAMVVERAVPKLSDAQRAEVVRLLDARAKAFAAGEADDVTTLVRVNELFLEAARSSSLARLWSNNAPRLALLAQRPIFSGVVHHDEARAFNEALRDAVRDGDAAAAAESIRLQPGRLQGWFDAVREAGIYRA, encoded by the coding sequence ATGCCGATCCCCCAGCTGACAGACCAGCCGCCCGCACCCCGTCGCCTCCTGCGCGACGTCGTCTACGACAAGATGTTCGCCGCGATCATCGACGGCACGCTCGAGTTCGGCGAGCGCCTGAACGACGAGCAGCTGGTCGCCTGGCTCGGCGTCTCCCGCACGCCCGTCCGCGAGGCCATCGCCAAGCTTGCGGACCAGGCTCTCGTCGACATCGAGGCGAACCGCTACACGCGCATCGTCGACCCCACCTACGACGAGTTCGTCGACACGATCGACGTCGGCTACGGAGTGTGGGCGATGGTCGTCGAGCGCGCCGTGCCGAAGCTCTCCGACGCGCAGCGCGCCGAGGTGGTGCGGCTCCTCGACGCCCGTGCGAAGGCCTTCGCCGCCGGCGAGGCCGACGACGTGACCACGCTGGTGCGGGTGAACGAGCTGTTCCTCGAAGCCGCCCGCAGCTCGTCGCTCGCACGCCTCTGGTCGAACAACGCGCCCCGCCTGGCGCTCCTCGCCCAGCGACCGATCTTCAGCGGCGTCGTCCACCACGACGAGGCACGCGCCTTCAACGAGGCGCTCCGCGACGCGGTCCGCGACGGCGACGCGGCTGCGGCCGCCGAGTCGATCCGCCTGCAGCCGGGCCGCCTCCAGGGCTGGTTCGACGCCGTCCGCGAGGCCGGCATCTACCGAGCGTGA
- a CDS encoding ABC transporter ATP-binding protein, producing the protein MTSAASAPVLDVQAVRVTRQGRDLLRDVSLRVAAGEHWALLGPNGAGKTTLLALCGAQGHPSEGTVHVLGRRLGRVDLRELRTHVGHVDPRHRMLGDNTVREVVLTGATGSSDPAMRWSPTSRQQARADLLTASVGLEARRDSRWSVLSQGERGRALIARALLGEPALLLLDEPATGLDVAAREHLLDTVDALRSAHPETASVTVTHHLEDLPASTTHALLLREGRVTASGPAEAVLTSELVSAAFDHPLTIDRVDGRWLARTRRRPRPRSR; encoded by the coding sequence GTGACCTCCGCGGCGTCGGCACCGGTGCTCGACGTCCAGGCCGTCCGGGTCACGCGACAGGGGCGCGACCTGCTCCGTGACGTGTCCCTGCGCGTCGCTGCCGGCGAGCACTGGGCCCTGCTCGGCCCGAACGGCGCGGGCAAGACCACGCTGCTCGCCCTCTGCGGCGCCCAGGGCCACCCGTCCGAGGGCACCGTCCACGTGCTGGGGCGACGCCTCGGCCGGGTCGACCTCCGCGAGCTCCGCACTCACGTCGGCCACGTCGACCCCCGCCACCGGATGCTCGGGGACAACACTGTCCGGGAGGTCGTGCTCACCGGCGCGACGGGCAGCAGCGACCCCGCGATGCGGTGGTCCCCCACTTCCCGTCAGCAGGCGCGGGCCGATCTCCTGACCGCCTCCGTCGGCCTGGAGGCGCGGCGCGACAGCCGCTGGAGCGTGCTCTCGCAGGGCGAGCGCGGCCGGGCGCTCATCGCCCGGGCGCTGCTCGGGGAGCCGGCCCTGCTGCTGCTCGACGAGCCCGCCACCGGCCTGGACGTCGCGGCACGCGAGCACCTGCTCGACACGGTCGACGCGCTCCGCTCCGCACACCCCGAGACGGCGTCCGTCACGGTCACGCACCACCTGGAGGACCTGCCGGCCAGCACCACCCACGCGCTGCTGCTGCGCGAGGGACGCGTCACCGCGTCGGGCCCGGCCGAGGCCGTGCTGACGTCCGAGCTCGTCTCCGCGGCCTTCGACCACCCGCTCACGATCGACCGCGTCGACGGACGCTGGCTGGCCCGCACGCGTCGCCGCCCCCGCCCCCGATCCCGCTGA
- the hemL gene encoding glutamate-1-semialdehyde 2,1-aminomutase — MGDHANEHFFTRAKQSIPGGVNSPVRAYGSVGGTPRFLVGAKGPHVTDAEGREYVDLVASWGPAILGHAHPEVVRAVQEAAARGLSFGASTPAETELAELVRERVAVGDARPIGKIRMVSTGTEATMTAIRLARGYTGRDLLVKFAGHYHGHSDSLLAEAGSGVATLSMPGSAGITAETAAQTLVLPYNDLDAVRAVFDEHGPRIAAVIVEAAAANMGVVAPDRGFNRSLSEITSRHGALLIVDEVLTGFRVGRAGWWGLEASEVVPDGAGWQPDLVTFGKVIGGGMPLAALGGRAEVMDFLAPTGPVYQAGTLSGNPVAVAAGIATLRLATPEMYARLDAVADTLSREVSAALSAEGVEHSVQHAGSLFSFAFTATPPRNYDDVRAQQTWRYPAFFHSMLDSGVALPPSVYEAWFVTAAHDDATVSRILDAVPAAARAAAAATAPGA; from the coding sequence ATGGGCGACCACGCCAACGAGCACTTCTTCACCCGCGCCAAGCAGTCGATCCCCGGCGGGGTCAACTCGCCCGTGCGCGCCTACGGCAGCGTCGGCGGGACGCCGCGGTTCCTGGTGGGGGCGAAGGGCCCGCACGTCACCGACGCTGAAGGGCGCGAGTACGTCGACCTGGTCGCCTCGTGGGGCCCCGCGATCCTCGGGCACGCGCACCCCGAGGTGGTGCGCGCGGTGCAGGAGGCGGCGGCCCGCGGCCTCTCGTTCGGCGCGTCCACGCCGGCCGAGACCGAGCTCGCCGAGCTGGTGCGCGAGCGCGTGGCCGTCGGCGACGCCCGCCCGATCGGCAAGATCCGCATGGTCTCGACCGGCACCGAGGCCACGATGACGGCGATCCGCCTGGCCCGCGGCTACACGGGCCGCGACCTGCTCGTGAAGTTCGCCGGGCACTACCACGGCCACTCGGACTCGCTCCTGGCCGAGGCCGGGTCGGGCGTCGCGACGCTCTCGATGCCCGGCTCGGCCGGCATCACCGCCGAGACCGCGGCCCAGACGCTGGTGCTGCCCTACAACGACCTCGACGCCGTCCGTGCGGTGTTCGACGAGCACGGCCCGCGCATCGCGGCGGTCATCGTGGAGGCGGCAGCCGCGAACATGGGAGTGGTCGCGCCCGACCGTGGCTTCAACCGCAGCCTGTCCGAGATCACCAGCCGCCACGGCGCCCTGCTGATCGTCGACGAGGTGCTCACGGGCTTCCGTGTCGGCCGCGCCGGCTGGTGGGGTCTCGAGGCGTCCGAGGTCGTGCCGGACGGCGCCGGCTGGCAGCCCGACCTCGTCACCTTCGGCAAGGTCATCGGCGGCGGCATGCCCCTCGCGGCGCTCGGCGGCCGCGCCGAGGTGATGGACTTCCTGGCCCCGACCGGCCCCGTGTACCAGGCCGGCACGCTGAGCGGGAACCCCGTCGCCGTCGCTGCGGGCATCGCCACCCTGCGGCTCGCGACCCCCGAGATGTACGCCCGGCTCGACGCCGTCGCCGACACCCTGTCGCGCGAGGTCTCCGCGGCCCTGTCGGCCGAGGGTGTCGAGCACAGCGTGCAGCACGCCGGCTCGCTGTTCTCGTTCGCCTTCACGGCGACGCCGCCCCGGAACTACGACGACGTCCGGGCCCAGCAGACCTGGCGCTACCCCGCGTTCTTCCACTCGATGCTCGACTCGGGGGTGGCCCTGCCCCCCTCGGTGTACGAGGCGTGGTTCGTCACGGCCGCGCACGACGACGCGACGGTGTCGCGGATCCTCGACGCCGTGCCGGCCGCGGCGCGCGCGGCAGCCGCAGCGACGGCCCCCGGCGCGTAG
- the hemB gene encoding porphobilinogen synthase yields MSQFPRVRPRRLRATPALRRLTAETRLHPADLVLPMFVREGIDEPVAISSMPGVVHHSLSSLPRAVEEAAEAGVGGVMLFGVPLEKDAVGSGATDPQGILNVGTRVAVDAAQGALVVQTDLCLDEFTDHGHCGVLAADGSVDNDATLVRYDEMAIVQAEAGSQLIGMSGMMDGQIGSAREALDDAGFGGTALLAYAAKYASAFYGPFREAVQSTLVGDRRTYQQDAANGREGIREVELDIAEGADIVMVKPAMSYLDVLAETAAMSPVPVWAYQISGEYSMMHAAAANGWIDLDAASYESVLSIKRAGADAILTYWATELATRLRKGDI; encoded by the coding sequence ATGTCCCAGTTCCCCCGCGTGCGCCCCCGCCGGCTGCGCGCCACCCCTGCCCTCCGCCGCCTGACCGCCGAGACGCGCCTGCACCCGGCTGACCTGGTGCTGCCGATGTTCGTGCGCGAGGGCATCGACGAGCCCGTCGCGATCAGCTCGATGCCGGGCGTCGTGCACCACAGCCTGTCGAGCCTGCCGCGTGCGGTCGAGGAGGCGGCAGAGGCCGGGGTGGGAGGCGTCATGCTGTTCGGCGTGCCGCTCGAGAAGGACGCGGTCGGGTCGGGAGCCACCGACCCCCAGGGCATCCTCAACGTGGGCACGCGCGTCGCGGTCGACGCCGCCCAGGGCGCCCTGGTCGTGCAGACCGATCTCTGCCTCGACGAGTTCACCGACCACGGCCACTGCGGCGTGCTCGCCGCCGACGGCTCGGTCGACAACGACGCGACGCTGGTCCGCTACGACGAGATGGCGATCGTGCAGGCCGAGGCCGGCTCGCAGCTGATCGGCATGAGCGGCATGATGGACGGCCAGATCGGCTCGGCCCGCGAGGCCCTCGACGACGCCGGCTTCGGCGGCACCGCACTCCTCGCCTACGCCGCGAAGTACGCGTCGGCGTTCTACGGCCCGTTCCGCGAGGCAGTGCAGTCGACCCTCGTCGGCGACCGCCGCACCTACCAGCAGGACGCGGCCAACGGTCGTGAGGGCATCCGCGAGGTCGAGCTCGACATCGCCGAGGGGGCCGACATCGTCATGGTGAAGCCCGCGATGAGCTACCTCGACGTGCTGGCCGAGACCGCGGCGATGAGCCCGGTGCCCGTCTGGGCGTACCAGATCAGCGGCGAGTACTCGATGATGCACGCCGCCGCCGCGAACGGCTGGATCGACCTCGACGCCGCCTCGTACGAGAGCGTGCTGTCGATCAAGCGCGCCGGGGCCGACGCGATCCTCACCTACTGGGCCACCGAGCTCGCCACCCGCCTGCGCAAGGGAGACATCTGA
- a CDS encoding uroporphyrinogen-III synthase: MTAVKPLKGVRVLVPRGGKWGDGVSASLRSYGAAPVIAPLINFAPAETPELLAAALARLQAGVYEWLVVTSATTVDVLVGNGIRPIPATRIAAVGETTAAALTLAGYHVDFVPEGDNSARGLVKEWPSELVAGRVLVPQSDIAEPTLVAGLSARGFDAEFVSAYRTVGVPVTDDVVRDVASGDISVLLVTSGSVARQIAAQLAPLPASTVVACIGPRTAFDARAAGLPVHLIAETRSAAALVEAVVEHAVAGGSVEADDAYGGGR, encoded by the coding sequence GTGACCGCGGTCAAGCCGCTCAAGGGCGTGCGTGTCCTGGTGCCGCGCGGCGGCAAGTGGGGCGACGGCGTCTCGGCGTCCCTCAGGTCCTACGGCGCCGCGCCCGTCATCGCCCCGCTGATCAACTTCGCGCCCGCCGAGACGCCCGAGCTGCTCGCCGCCGCCTTGGCGCGACTGCAGGCGGGCGTCTACGAGTGGCTCGTCGTCACCAGCGCCACGACCGTCGACGTGCTCGTCGGCAACGGGATCCGGCCCATCCCCGCGACGCGCATCGCGGCAGTCGGCGAGACGACCGCTGCAGCGCTGACGCTCGCCGGCTACCACGTCGACTTCGTCCCCGAGGGCGACAACTCCGCCCGCGGCCTCGTCAAGGAGTGGCCGTCCGAGCTCGTCGCCGGGCGCGTGCTCGTGCCCCAGTCCGACATCGCCGAGCCGACACTGGTCGCCGGCCTGTCCGCCCGGGGCTTCGACGCCGAGTTCGTCTCGGCGTACCGCACCGTCGGCGTGCCCGTCACCGACGACGTCGTGCGCGACGTCGCCTCCGGTGACATCAGCGTGCTGCTCGTGACCTCGGGCAGCGTCGCACGGCAGATCGCCGCGCAGCTGGCGCCCCTGCCCGCGAGCACGGTCGTCGCCTGCATCGGCCCGCGCACCGCGTTCGACGCCCGAGCGGCCGGCCTGCCCGTCCACCTGATCGCCGAGACCCGCTCCGCCGCGGCCCTGGTGGAGGCGGTGGTCGAGCACGCCGTCGCGGGCGGCTCGGTCGAGGCCGACGACGCGTACGGAGGGGGTCGCTGA
- the hemC gene encoding hydroxymethylbilane synthase, giving the protein MATLRVGTRASALAVAQSTTVAERLAAATGHDVELVRVHTEGDRTQATGESLSLGGTGVFASALREALLADECDVLVHSLKDLPTASHPGLHIGAIPGRADARDALCARDGLTLETLPQGAKVGTGSPRRVAQLLAKRPDLEVVPIRGNVDTRLRRLEDDLDAVVLAAAGLGRLGRSSSVTDLLGLGPWPSAPGQGALAVEVREGDPSDDLTRGLRAIEHVETRLVVTAEREVLAGLEAGCSAPIGATAVVDAGLLLLSATVYSPDGSRRISSSHAVSLEEGPVTAQLADVHAVAGRVVDELLELGAAELAPVGGGPSGGDPLGSAS; this is encoded by the coding sequence GTGGCGACACTCCGAGTAGGCACCAGGGCCAGCGCGCTGGCCGTCGCGCAGTCGACCACGGTCGCCGAGCGACTGGCGGCCGCGACCGGCCACGACGTCGAGCTCGTCCGCGTGCACACCGAGGGCGACCGCACCCAGGCGACGGGCGAGTCCCTCTCGCTCGGCGGCACCGGCGTGTTCGCGAGCGCGCTGCGCGAGGCGCTGCTGGCCGACGAGTGCGACGTGCTCGTGCACTCCCTCAAAGACCTGCCCACCGCCTCCCACCCTGGTCTGCACATCGGGGCGATCCCGGGCCGCGCCGACGCCCGTGACGCGCTCTGCGCCCGCGACGGCCTCACCCTCGAGACGCTGCCGCAGGGCGCGAAGGTCGGCACGGGCTCGCCGCGTCGCGTCGCGCAGCTGCTGGCGAAGCGCCCCGACCTCGAGGTCGTGCCGATCCGCGGCAACGTCGACACGCGCCTCCGTCGCCTCGAGGACGACCTGGACGCGGTCGTGCTCGCCGCCGCCGGTCTCGGCCGCCTCGGCCGCTCCTCCTCGGTGACCGACCTGCTGGGCCTCGGCCCGTGGCCCAGCGCCCCCGGTCAGGGAGCACTGGCGGTCGAGGTGCGCGAGGGCGACCCGAGCGACGACTTGACCCGCGGCCTGCGCGCGATCGAGCACGTCGAGACCCGGCTCGTCGTCACCGCCGAGCGCGAGGTCCTCGCCGGGCTCGAGGCCGGCTGCTCTGCGCCCATCGGCGCGACCGCCGTCGTCGACGCCGGCCTGCTGTTGCTCAGCGCCACGGTCTACAGCCCCGACGGCTCGCGCCGCATCAGCTCGTCGCACGCGGTGTCGCTCGAGGAGGGGCCCGTCACGGCCCAGCTCGCCGACGTCCACGCGGTGGCCGGCCGGGTCGTCGACGAGCTGCTCGAGCTCGGCGCGGCCGAGCTCGCCCCTGTCGGCGGGGGCCCCTCGGGCGGAGACCCCCTGGGGAGCGCCTCGTGA
- a CDS encoding ferrochelatase: MTDTTGITNGQLVRAATPAAAQGPEHVSVPTDYDAILLAGFGGPEGQDDVIPFLRNVTRGRGIPEERLEEVATHYRHFGGVSPINQHNRELKVALEGELARRGVDLPVIWGNRNWDPYMADAVREADERGFTKLIAVATSAYSSYSSCRQYREDFAMALEATGLEGKIMIDKVRQFFDHPGFVQPFIDGVREGLEKARAENADLDLATEVQVLFATHSIPSTDAARSGPEARGFDDEGAYAAQHKAVAEVVMAAAEAGLGLELPAGGGTTVPWQLVYQSRSGPPSMPWLEPDINDAIDELAGGPTRAVVIVPLGFVSDHMEVMWDLDEEALETSEKNGFWATRTPTPGIDPNYVTGLVDLVLERVEGTPVDDRPHLTDIGPWYDVCRPGCCENVRLGFKPAVSGLVP, translated from the coding sequence GTGACTGACACCACCGGCATCACCAACGGCCAGCTCGTCCGTGCCGCGACCCCCGCGGCGGCGCAGGGGCCCGAGCACGTGAGCGTGCCCACCGACTACGACGCGATCCTCCTCGCCGGCTTCGGCGGGCCGGAGGGCCAAGACGACGTCATCCCGTTCCTCCGCAACGTGACGCGCGGCCGCGGCATCCCCGAGGAGCGCCTGGAGGAGGTGGCGACGCACTACCGCCACTTCGGCGGCGTCAGCCCCATCAACCAGCACAACCGCGAGCTCAAGGTCGCGCTCGAGGGCGAGCTTGCGCGACGCGGCGTCGACCTGCCCGTGATCTGGGGCAACCGCAACTGGGACCCGTACATGGCCGACGCCGTGCGCGAGGCCGACGAGCGCGGCTTCACCAAGCTGATCGCCGTCGCGACCAGCGCCTACTCGTCCTACAGCTCGTGCCGCCAGTACCGCGAGGACTTCGCGATGGCGCTCGAGGCGACCGGGCTCGAGGGCAAGATCATGATCGACAAGGTGCGTCAGTTCTTCGACCACCCCGGCTTCGTGCAGCCGTTCATCGACGGCGTCCGCGAGGGCCTGGAGAAGGCGCGTGCCGAGAACGCCGACCTCGACCTGGCGACCGAGGTGCAGGTGCTCTTCGCCACGCACTCGATCCCGTCGACCGACGCCGCACGCAGCGGCCCCGAGGCCCGCGGCTTCGACGACGAGGGCGCCTACGCGGCCCAGCACAAGGCCGTCGCGGAGGTCGTCATGGCCGCGGCCGAGGCCGGTCTCGGCCTCGAGCTCCCCGCTGGCGGCGGCACGACCGTCCCGTGGCAGCTCGTCTACCAGTCGCGCAGCGGCCCGCCCTCGATGCCGTGGCTCGAGCCCGACATCAACGACGCGATCGACGAGCTGGCCGGCGGCCCGACGCGCGCAGTCGTCATCGTGCCGCTCGGCTTCGTCAGCGACCACATGGAGGTCATGTGGGACCTCGACGAGGAGGCGCTCGAGACGAGCGAGAAGAACGGCTTCTGGGCCACGCGCACGCCCACCCCCGGCATCGACCCGAACTACGTGACGGGCCTCGTCGACCTCGTCCTCGAGCGCGTCGAGGGCACGCCCGTCGACGACCGTCCGCACCTCACCGACATCGGCCCCTGGTACGACGTGTGTCGACCGGGCTGCTGCGAGAACGTCCGCCTCGGGTTCAAGCCCGCCGTCTCGGGATTGGTCCCGTAG